The Schistocerca piceifrons isolate TAMUIC-IGC-003096 chromosome 5, iqSchPice1.1, whole genome shotgun sequence genome has a segment encoding these proteins:
- the LOC124798844 gene encoding uricase, whose translation MNGVGVNKTHQHMRAGGADPTLPDPRPAGDADAEPAAGEARYELHEYGYGKNYVKLLHVKRDGATHSIREYEVNTHLRLNSKRDYLAGDNRHIIATDTQKNTVYVLAKKHGVESPEDFGLLVCSHFLYTYRHVEEVSVHVEEYPWERLQSDERPHNHAFIFSPTAYRFCTVTQARNERPKIKGGLRDLRVLKTTQSAFKDFIQDEYRTLPDANDRIFSTIVSATWDYSTANGVNFDKVWDAVKECILDKFAGPPDTGIFSPSVQNTLYLTEKMVLDKVQQISQIEMWMPNKHYFTIDLSKFPRSIVGSDNKEVYEPVDKPSGIIHAKLARKDLKAKL comes from the exons ATGAACGGAGTGGGCGTCAACAAGACGCACCAGCATATGCGCGCCGGCGGCG CGGATCCGACGCTGCCGGACCCGCGGCCGGCCGGCGACGCCGACGCCGAGCCGGCGGCAGGGGAGGCTCGCTACGAGCTGCACGAGTACGGCTACGGCAAGAACTACGTCAAGCTGCTACACGTCAAGCGCGACGGCGCCACCCACTCCATCCGCGAGTACGAGGTCAACACCCACCTGCGCCTCAACTCCAAGCGCGACTACCTGGCCGGCGACAACCGCCACATCATCGCCACCGACACCCAGAAGAACACCGTCTACGTGCTCGCCAAGAAGCACGGC GTGGAATCACCGGAAGACTTCGGGTTGCTGGTGTGCAGCCACTTTCTGTACACGTACCGACACGTGGAGGAGGTCTCCGTACACGTGGAGGAGTACCCCTGGGAGAGGCTGCAATCCGACGAGCGGCCTCACAACCACGCCTTCATCTTCTCTCCCACGGCCTACAGGTTCTGCACCGTCACGCAGGCCAGAAACG AGCGGCCCAAGATAAAGGGCGGGCTGCGCGACCTGCGTGTCCTCAAGACGACGCAGTCAGCCTTCAAGGACTTCATCCAGGACGAGTACCGCACGCTGCCCGACGCCAACGACAGGATCTTCAGCACCATCGTCAGCGCCACGTGGGACTACTCCACCGCCAACGGGGTCAACTTCGACAAAGTCTG GGACGCGGTGAAGGAGTGCATCCTGGACAAGTTCGCTGGACCGCCGGACACCGGCATCTTCTCGCCGTCTGTGCAGAACACTCTGTACCTCACAGAGAAGATGGTGCTCGACAAAGTCCAGCAG ATTTCGCAGATCGAGATGTGGATGCCCAACAAGCACTACTTCACGATCGACCTGAGTAAGTTCCCGCGCAGCATCGTGGGCAGCGACAACAAGGAAGTGTACGAGCCGGTGGACAAGCCGTCCGGCATCATCCACGCCAAGCTCGCCCGCAAGGATCTCAAGGCCAAGCTGTGA